A stretch of DNA from Arachis hypogaea cultivar Tifrunner chromosome 19, arahy.Tifrunner.gnm2.J5K5, whole genome shotgun sequence:
AGCTGGGGCTCTAGCAAAGCAACAAGACACAAGGACACCCCACTAACCCAAGGACAATAGCAGAGCAATACTTTGTTGGTGGTTGAGCAAAACACAAATATGCAGAAGCAAGGAGCAGGTCCTCGTATGGCAGAGATCATGGAGcaggaagaaaaaaaagagcatgccaaggaagaaaacaaaaccaaggaccacagagGTGGTGGACGAGCTCCTCCAGCAGTAAGGGTAGTGGAGCAGGATGAAAAATGACAGCTTGCTAGCTGTGCCAGCTCCAACGGGCAGCAAGGAAAAGCAAAGAGGATGAAGCTACAATGAAGCCAAGCTGAAGATATATAACAAGCCTCACTCCAACATTTCAAGTTAAGAAAGAGAGCACACACATTCAGAGCACCATCTCTAACATAGAGCTAgaatctctttcttctactcaagcttaattctgatttttttgttatggctgtcttgcgttattttctgttttgaaaaaGGCAATTATGTGAGGatcaaaagccaagagagaaaaggcaagagtgatgcaAAATAGCCACTGTTTTTCTGATGTAATCTGGGTTtatgaactaggattagttccccttgccaagttgggttagcacttggtgagaattgaatctgtgtagattccccttccaagttaggttagcactttggggttgctaagctttggtgaagaaagcttagggggtagatactagttgaattagggagtaattcaataagtattggtgtatgtaatctgaggattatagtggaaattccaccatggtttgtggtggagactggacgtaggattCTTGGTACTGAGAATCCGAACCAAGATACATGCTGGCCCCTTTCTCTCCTTCTCTGCTCTTTTAATGTTCTGCGTATGAGATAATTTCAAATAATCTCCTACAACTTAAGCTTCCACTGCAACAGAGTTTGAAACTCTAAATTTTAAGctaacttgattcaaccccccttctcaagttcatctagaaccatcaattggtatcaggagcaaGGTCTCAAGGAGTCAAGCTTCACAGCTTGGAGCTAAGATCCATGGCCAACAACATGAATCCCAATATCGTGGCTTTCACTCTCACTGAAGGGCAGTCCAATAATAGACATCCCTACTTCAATGGCAGCAACTACTCTTACTGAAAAGAAAGAATGAGAATCTTCGTGCAGTCGATCGACTACAACATCTGGAAGATCATTCTCAATGGTCTAGACGTTCCCACCAAACAGAATGCTGATGGAGAAGTTGTGGCAAAGGAGGACAGCGAATGGACAGATGAAGAAAAGAAGGTTGAACTAAATGCCAAGGCAATCAACCTGATGCATTGTGCAATCAGTTTTGAAGAGTTCAGAAAAGTGTCAAGGTGCAAAACGGCTAAAGAAATCTGGGATAAGCTCAGACTCACTCATGAAGGCACTAAGCAAGTGAGGGAGACCAGAATTGACATGCTGATGAAGGAGTATGAAATGTTCAGTATGAAGGAGGATGAGAGCATCGATCAAATGTTCGAAAGGTtctcaataatcatcaacaatctgGACGCCATGGGAAGAAACTACTCTGAAGAAACCTTGGTAAGGAAGATTCTGAGAAGTCTTACTAAGAAATGGGAAGTGAAAAGCACAGCCATCTCTGAAAGGAATGATTTGATCAAAATCACCTTTGATGAGCTGAGAGGCAAGCTGTTGGCTTATGAAACCACTCACATGTCTCAAGACAAagatgacaaaaagaaaagtataacACTAAAATCAAGAATGACAGCCCAAGGAGAAGAATCTGATGACAGTTTCTCAGATGAAGAAATGGTGCTCTTtgcaagaaaaatgaaaagactACTGAGATACAAAAACAAAGGCAAAGGAAGCTCCTCATCCAAATATGTCAAGAAAGATCAAGTTAAGTTCACATGCCATCACTGCAAGGAGCCTGGTCACTTCAAGTCAGATTGCCCTCAACTTAAGAAAGACGAAAAATCCAagaaagacaaaaagaaggtgatgatGGCAACATGGGAGGACTTGGAGAACGACACCAGCTCAGAGAGCTCAGATCAAGAAGCTCAACTATGTCTGATGGCAGATCATAATGATGAAGATGAGGTAGATCTCTCTGACTTATCTATTGATGAACTGCACTACATTATCAAAGACATTTCTGTGAACTCTAAGAAAATCTTGGATAAGTATGCTAAATGTAAGAAAGAAAATGAGGCTTTGAGGACAGAAAATGATCtccttttgaaaaagattaaggCAAATGAAACTAgcaatgaaaattttttaaaagaagaaaacattgCCTTGCAAGCTGAATTAGAAAAATACAAACTCAAGCATGAAGTTACTGCTTCCACTGATTTGATTTCTGAAAACAAAAAGCtgaatgaacaaataaaaaatttgaatgaagACTTAGCAAAGTTTGTTCAAGGTTCTCAAAATCTGAACAAACTACTTGCTAGTCAAATGTTTGGATCTGAAAAATCTGGACTTGGATTCATAGAGGAAAACAAGGCTGTTTTCaaacaaaactttaaaaaatctGAAGCCTcctcttccaagcttttcaaaccaAAAGGATTCAGCAAACCTCAAAAATCAGTAAGCAAGAATCATTGCTACAAGTGCAATAGAAATGGTCATGATCCTCCTCAATGTTTCATCTTTCTTAAGTCTTTTGGTAAtgatagtaaattatataaagttgttcatgattataatgctcttgggcaaccaagaagctttcacatcaaaggatccaaatggatttggatacctaaggttagttGAAGAACATGCAGGTTTGCCTTGCATCCAAGAAGAAAATGGACATGTGGTAtcttgatagtggatgttcaaggcatatgaccgg
This window harbors:
- the LOC112779130 gene encoding uncharacterized protein; translated protein: MRIFVQSIDYNIWKIILNGLDVPTKQNADGEVVAKEDSEWTDEEKKVELNAKAINLMHCAISFEEFRKVSRCKTAKEIWDKLRLTHEGTKQVRETRIDMLMKEYEMFSMKEDESIDQMFERFSIIINNLDAMGRNYSEETLVRKILRSLTKKWEVKSTAISERNDLIKITFDELRGKLLAYETTHMSQDKDDKKKSITLKSRMTAQGEESDDSFSDEEMVLFARKMKRLLRYKNKGKGSSSSKYVKKDQVKFTCHHCKEPGHFKSDCPQLKKDEKSKKDKKKVMMATWEDLENDTSSESSDQEAQLCLMADHNDEDEVDLSDLSIDELHYIIKDISVNSKKILDKYAKCKKENEALRTENDLLLKKIKANETSNENFLKEENIALQAELEKYKLKHEVTASTDLISENKKLNEQIKNLNEDLAKFVQGSQNLNKLLASQMFGSEKSGLGFIEENKAVFKQNFKKSEASSSKLFKPKGFSKPQKSHNLLSISQLCDLGYAVTFRKSDCRVINEKTGAILFVAKRNDNVYGITLDDLKVQNVTCFSSMESEKWMWHKRLGHASMFQISKLVKRGLVRGLPNIKFDKDIICDACQMGKQIKTSFKPKEDVSTKKPLELLHLDLFGPTRTQSLGGKSYGMVIVDDYTRFGWVFFLANKHEAFSVFEKFSKKCFILNIKENLGKLDPKTHEGIFLGYSTNSKAYRVYNKNSKTVEETMHVTFCESNSVPSVFIDDSPGFEVEVPKNSEPVPQNPSSHEVVPASNENPNSAGDNLELSPVSAENIDAEAIVDQEESESSNQSRRPREWRFLKNYPEEFIIGNPSTGRTTRSSFKRAESNNIALLSKIEPQNIQEALADPSWVLAMKEELQQFEKNQVWSLVPYPNGKKVTGTKWIFRNKLGEDGSIV